The following proteins are encoded in a genomic region of Thermus sp. LT1-2-5:
- the rpoC gene encoding DNA-directed RNA polymerase subunit beta', translating into MKKEVRKVRIALASPEKIRSWSYGEVEKPETINYRTLKPERDGLFDERIFGPIKDYECACGKYKRQRFEGKVCERCGVEVTKSIVRRYRMGHIELATPAAHIWFVKDVPSKIGTLLDLSATELEQVLYFSKYIVLDPKGAILNGVPVEKRQLLTDEEYRELRYGKQETYPLPSGVDALVKDGEEVVKGQELAPGVVSRMDGVALYRFPRRVVVDYLKKERASLRLPLAAWVEKEAYKPGEILAELPEPYLLRAEEEGVVELTELQEGYLLTLLRNEEPVARYFLPVGLTPLVVHGEIVEKGQPLAEGKGLLRLPRHMYAKVVEAEEEGESVYLTLSLEWTEPKEYRVAPHMNVVVPEGARVEAGEKIVAAIDPEEEVIAEAEGVVHLHEPASIVVMKARLYPFEDDVEVTTGDRVAPGDVLADGGKVKSEIYGRVEVDLVRNVVRVVESYDIDARMGAEAIQALLKELDLEALEQELLEEMKHPSRARRAKARKRLEVVRAFLDSGNRPEWMILEAVPVLPPDLRPMVQVDGGRFATSDLNDLYRRLINRNNRLKKLLAQGAPEIIIRNEKRMLQEAVDAVIDNGRRGAPVTNPGSDRPLRSLTDVLSGKQGRFRQNLLGKRVDYSGRSVIVVGPQLKLHQCGLPKRMALELFKPFLLKKMEEKGIAPNVKAARRMLERQRDIKDEVWDALEEVIHGKVVLLNRAPTLHRLGIQAFQPVLVEGQSIQLHPLVCEAFNADFDGDQMAVHVPLSSFAQAEARIQMLSAHNLLSPASGEPLAKPSRDIILGLYYITQVRREKRGAGREFATPEEALAAHERGEVALNAPIKVAGKETSVGRLKFVFANPDEALLAVAHGLLDLQDVVTVRYMGKRLETSPGRILFARIVGEAVGDEKVAQELLQMDVPQEKNSLKDLVYQSFLRLGIEKTARLLDALKYYGFTLSTTSGITIGIDDAVIPAEKQKYLEEADRKLRQIEQAYEMGFLTDRERYDQVIQLWTETTEKVTQAVFKNFEENYPFNPLYVMAQSGARGNPQQIRQLCGMRGLMQKPSGETFEVPVRSSFREGLTVLEYFISSHGARKGGADTALRTADSGYLTRKLVDVAHEIVVREADCGTTNYISVPLFQPDEVTRSLRLRKRSDIEAGLYGRVLAREVEVQGVRLEEGRYLSLEDVNLLIKGAEAGEVKEVPVRSPLTCQTRYGVCQKCYGYDLSMARPVSIGEAVGVVAAESIGEPGTQLTMRTFHTGGVATGTDITQGLPRVIELFEARRPKAKAVISEIDGVVRIEETEDKLSVFVESEGFAKEYKLPKDARLVVKDGDYVEAGQPLTRGAIDPHQLLEAKGPEAVERYLVDEIQKVYRAQGVKLHDKHIEIVVRQMLKYVEVTDPGDSRLLEGQVLEKWDVEALNERLIAEGKTPVAWKPLLMGVTKSALSTKSWLSAASFQNTTHVLTEAAIAGKKDELIGLKENVILGRLIPAGTGSDFVRFTQVVDQKTLKALEEARKEAVEATKEAPARRAPRREQPGKQA; encoded by the coding sequence GTGGAGAAGCGCCAGCTCCTCACCGACGAGGAGTACCGGGAGCTCCGCTACGGCAAGCAGGAAACCTACCCCCTGCCCAGCGGGGTGGACGCCCTGGTGAAGGACGGAGAGGAGGTGGTGAAGGGCCAGGAGCTCGCCCCCGGGGTGGTGAGCCGCATGGACGGGGTGGCGCTGTACCGCTTCCCCCGCCGGGTGGTAGTGGACTACCTGAAAAAGGAGCGGGCCTCCTTGCGCCTGCCCCTGGCCGCCTGGGTGGAGAAGGAGGCGTATAAGCCTGGGGAGATCCTGGCGGAGCTTCCCGAGCCCTACCTCCTCCGGGCCGAGGAGGAGGGAGTGGTGGAGCTCACGGAGCTCCAAGAGGGCTACCTCCTCACCCTCCTGCGAAACGAGGAGCCCGTGGCCCGCTACTTCCTCCCCGTGGGCCTGACCCCCTTGGTGGTGCACGGGGAGATCGTGGAGAAAGGCCAGCCCCTGGCGGAAGGGAAGGGCCTTTTGCGCCTACCCCGCCACATGTACGCCAAGGTGGTGGAGGCGGAGGAGGAAGGGGAAAGCGTCTACCTCACCCTCTCCCTGGAGTGGACCGAGCCCAAGGAGTACCGGGTGGCCCCCCACATGAACGTGGTGGTCCCCGAGGGGGCGAGGGTGGAAGCCGGGGAAAAGATCGTGGCCGCCATCGACCCCGAGGAGGAGGTCATCGCCGAGGCGGAGGGCGTGGTGCATCTGCACGAGCCCGCCAGCATTGTGGTAATGAAGGCTCGCCTCTACCCCTTTGAGGACGACGTGGAGGTCACCACCGGCGACCGGGTGGCCCCGGGGGACGTGCTGGCAGACGGGGGCAAGGTAAAGAGCGAGATCTACGGCCGGGTGGAGGTGGACCTGGTCCGCAACGTGGTGCGGGTGGTGGAGTCCTACGATATAGACGCCCGCATGGGGGCCGAGGCCATCCAGGCCCTCCTCAAGGAGCTGGACCTCGAGGCTCTGGAACAAGAGCTCCTGGAGGAGATGAAGCACCCCTCCCGGGCCCGGCGGGCCAAGGCCCGCAAGCGCCTAGAGGTGGTGCGGGCCTTCCTGGACTCCGGCAACCGCCCCGAGTGGATGATCCTCGAGGCCGTTCCCGTCCTGCCCCCGGACCTCCGCCCCATGGTCCAGGTGGACGGGGGCCGCTTCGCCACCAGCGACCTCAACGACCTCTACCGCCGCCTCATCAACCGCAACAACCGCTTGAAGAAGCTTTTGGCCCAAGGGGCGCCGGAGATCATCATCCGCAACGAGAAGCGCATGCTCCAAGAGGCGGTGGACGCCGTCATCGATAACGGCCGCCGCGGAGCCCCCGTGACCAACCCCGGCTCCGACCGCCCCCTTAGAAGCCTCACCGACGTCCTTTCTGGCAAACAGGGCCGCTTCCGGCAGAACCTTTTGGGCAAGCGGGTGGACTACTCGGGCCGCTCGGTGATCGTGGTGGGGCCCCAGCTCAAGCTCCACCAGTGCGGCCTGCCCAAGCGCATGGCCCTGGAGCTCTTCAAGCCCTTCCTCCTCAAGAAGATGGAGGAAAAGGGCATCGCCCCCAACGTCAAGGCGGCCCGGCGCATGTTGGAGCGCCAGCGGGACATCAAGGACGAGGTGTGGGACGCCCTGGAGGAGGTGATCCACGGCAAGGTGGTCCTCCTGAACCGCGCCCCCACCCTGCACCGCCTGGGGATCCAGGCCTTCCAGCCCGTTCTGGTGGAAGGGCAGTCCATCCAGCTCCACCCCCTGGTCTGCGAGGCCTTCAACGCCGACTTTGACGGGGACCAGATGGCGGTGCACGTGCCCCTTTCCTCCTTCGCCCAGGCGGAGGCCCGCATCCAGATGCTCTCCGCCCACAACCTCCTCTCCCCCGCCTCCGGGGAACCCCTGGCCAAGCCAAGCCGGGACATCATCCTGGGGCTTTACTACATCACCCAGGTGCGGCGGGAGAAGCGGGGCGCCGGGCGGGAGTTCGCCACCCCTGAGGAGGCCCTGGCCGCCCACGAGCGGGGCGAGGTGGCCCTGAACGCCCCCATCAAGGTAGCGGGCAAGGAAACCAGCGTGGGGCGCCTCAAGTTCGTCTTCGCCAACCCCGACGAGGCCCTTTTGGCCGTGGCCCACGGCCTGCTGGACCTGCAGGACGTGGTCACGGTGCGCTACATGGGCAAGCGGCTGGAAACGAGCCCGGGCCGCATCCTCTTCGCCCGTATCGTGGGCGAGGCGGTGGGGGACGAGAAGGTGGCCCAGGAGCTCCTCCAGATGGACGTTCCCCAGGAAAAGAACTCCCTCAAGGACCTGGTCTACCAGTCCTTCCTGCGCCTGGGCATTGAGAAGACCGCCCGGCTGCTGGACGCCCTCAAGTACTACGGCTTCACCCTCTCCACCACCAGCGGCATCACCATCGGCATCGACGACGCCGTGATCCCGGCGGAGAAACAGAAGTACCTGGAGGAGGCCGACCGCAAGCTCCGCCAGATCGAGCAGGCCTACGAGATGGGCTTCCTCACCGACCGGGAGCGGTACGACCAGGTGATCCAGCTCTGGACGGAAACCACGGAGAAGGTCACCCAGGCGGTGTTCAAGAACTTTGAGGAGAACTACCCCTTCAACCCCCTCTACGTGATGGCCCAGTCCGGGGCCCGGGGTAACCCGCAACAGATCCGCCAGCTTTGCGGCATGCGGGGCCTCATGCAAAAGCCCTCCGGCGAAACCTTTGAGGTGCCGGTGCGCTCCTCCTTCCGCGAGGGGCTCACGGTGCTGGAGTACTTCATCTCCAGCCACGGGGCGCGGAAAGGTGGGGCGGACACCGCCCTCAGGACCGCCGACTCGGGCTACCTCACCCGCAAGCTGGTGGATGTGGCCCACGAGATCGTGGTGCGGGAGGCAGACTGTGGCACCACCAACTACATCTCCGTCCCCCTCTTCCAGCCCGACGAGGTGACCCGCTCCTTGCGCCTCAGGAAGCGCTCGGACATCGAGGCGGGGCTTTACGGGAGGGTCCTGGCCCGGGAGGTGGAGGTGCAGGGGGTGCGCCTCGAGGAGGGCCGCTACCTCTCCTTGGAAGACGTCAACCTCCTCATCAAGGGGGCGGAGGCCGGGGAGGTCAAGGAAGTGCCCGTGCGGAGCCCCCTCACCTGCCAGACCCGCTATGGGGTGTGCCAGAAGTGCTACGGCTACGACCTCTCCATGGCCCGGCCCGTGTCCATCGGCGAGGCGGTGGGGGTGGTGGCAGCGGAGTCCATCGGGGAGCCGGGCACCCAGCTCACCATGCGCACCTTCCACACCGGCGGCGTGGCCACGGGTACGGACATCACCCAGGGTCTGCCCCGCGTCATCGAGCTCTTCGAGGCCCGCAGGCCCAAGGCCAAGGCGGTGATCTCGGAGATCGATGGCGTGGTGCGCATTGAGGAAACCGAGGACAAGCTTTCCGTCTTCGTGGAGTCCGAGGGCTTCGCCAAGGAGTACAAGCTCCCCAAGGACGCCCGCTTGGTGGTGAAGGACGGGGACTACGTGGAGGCGGGCCAGCCCCTCACCCGTGGGGCCATCGACCCGCACCAGCTCCTGGAGGCCAAGGGACCGGAGGCGGTGGAACGCTACCTGGTGGATGAGATCCAGAAGGTCTACCGGGCTCAGGGCGTGAAGCTCCACGACAAGCACATCGAGATCGTGGTGCGGCAGATGCTCAAGTACGTGGAGGTCACCGACCCCGGGGACAGCCGCCTCCTCGAGGGCCAGGTCCTGGAGAAGTGGGACGTGGAGGCCCTGAACGAGCGGCTCATCGCCGAGGGCAAGACCCCGGTGGCCTGGAAGCCCCTCCTGATGGGGGTGACCAAGAGCGCTCTCTCCACCAAGAGCTGGCTTTCCGCCGCCAGCTTCCAGAACACCACCCACGTCCTCACCGAGGCGGCTATCGCCGGCAAGAAGGACGAGCTCATTGGCCTCAAGGAAAACGTCATCCTGGGCCGCCTGATCCCCGCCGGCACCGGCTCGGACTTCGTGCGCTTCACCCAGGTGGTGGACCAGAAGACCCTGAAGGCCCTGGAGGAAGCCCGCAAGGAGGCGGTGGAGGCCACCAAGGAGGCCCCTGCCCGCCGGGCCCCCCGCCGGGAGCAGCCGGGCAAGCAGGCTTAA
- a CDS encoding fuculose-1-phosphate aldolase, with protein sequence MLARLYAVFRQVGEDLFAQGLISATAGNFSVRTKDGFLITKSGVQKARLTPEDLVEVPLEGPFPPGASVESVIHREVYRQTKAQALAHAHPRVAVALSLHLERLIPLDLEGRLYLKEVPVLSPKTTSATEEAALAVAEALREHPVCLLKGHGAFALGRKERPEEALLEAYALLTTLEESAEVLLYHRLWGKG encoded by the coding sequence ATGCTAGCTAGGCTCTACGCCGTCTTCCGCCAGGTGGGGGAAGACCTCTTCGCCCAGGGCCTCATCTCCGCCACCGCAGGCAACTTTTCCGTCCGCACCAAGGACGGCTTCCTCATCACCAAAAGCGGGGTGCAGAAAGCCCGGCTTACCCCGGAGGACCTGGTGGAAGTTCCCTTAGAAGGCCCCTTTCCCCCTGGGGCCAGCGTGGAGAGCGTGATCCACCGGGAGGTCTACCGGCAGACAAAGGCCCAGGCCCTGGCCCACGCCCACCCCCGGGTGGCGGTGGCCCTTTCCTTGCACCTAGAGCGGCTCATCCCCTTGGACCTCGAGGGCCGGCTCTACCTCAAGGAAGTCCCGGTCCTCTCCCCCAAGACCACCTCCGCCACGGAGGAAGCGGCCTTGGCGGTGGCGGAGGCCCTCCGGGAACACCCGGTCTGCCTCCTGAAGGGGCACGGGGCTTTCGCCCTGGGGCGCAAGGAAAGACCGGAAGAGGCCCTGCTGGAGGCCTATGCCCTCCTCACCACCCTGGAGGAAAGCGCCGAGGTCCTCCTTTACCACCGGCTTTGGGGGAAGGGATGA
- a CDS encoding alpha/beta hydrolase yields the protein MREEIGYIPVGEAELYVEDVGDVHAPALLVLHGGPGGNAYVLREGLQDYLEGFRVVYFDQRGSGRSLELPQDPRLFTLDALVEDTLALAEALGIERFGLVAHGFGAVVALEVLRRYPEAEGAVLLGPWVSFPWLSARLAEAAGLAPGEDPEENLRAALEKAEPKLLFDRLMFPSPRGRLEYEWLAEGSGILGPDTPAWAFLRNGLWRLDYTPHLTPSAKALAVVVGELDGTSYPYAEEVAERLKAPIRVVPGAGHYPWIDAPEAFAEAFQAGLAHLLAPQGW from the coding sequence ATGCGGGAAGAAATCGGGTACATCCCCGTAGGGGAGGCGGAGCTTTACGTGGAGGACGTGGGGGACGTGCACGCCCCCGCCCTTTTGGTCCTCCACGGGGGCCCCGGAGGGAACGCCTACGTCCTCCGGGAAGGGCTCCAGGACTACTTGGAAGGCTTCCGCGTGGTCTACTTTGACCAGCGGGGCTCGGGGCGGAGCCTGGAGCTTCCCCAAGACCCCCGGCTCTTCACCCTCGATGCCCTGGTGGAGGACACCCTGGCCCTGGCCGAAGCCCTGGGGATAGAACGGTTTGGCCTCGTGGCCCACGGCTTCGGGGCGGTGGTGGCCCTGGAGGTGCTTCGCCGCTACCCCGAGGCGGAGGGGGCCGTGCTCCTGGGACCCTGGGTGAGCTTCCCTTGGCTTTCCGCCCGCCTGGCGGAGGCAGCGGGGCTCGCCCCGGGGGAGGACCCGGAGGAAAACCTCAGGGCCGCCTTGGAAAAGGCCGAGCCCAAGCTTCTTTTCGACCGCCTTATGTTCCCAAGCCCAAGGGGGCGCCTGGAGTACGAGTGGCTGGCGGAGGGCTCGGGGATCCTGGGCCCCGACACCCCGGCCTGGGCCTTCTTGCGCAACGGGCTTTGGCGCCTGGACTACACCCCCCACCTCACCCCCTCCGCCAAGGCCCTGGCGGTGGTGGTGGGGGAGCTGGACGGCACCAGCTACCCCTACGCCGAGGAGGTGGCGGAGCGGCTTAAAGCGCCCATCCGGGTGGTGCCCGGGGCGGGGCACTACCCCTGGATCGACGCCCCCGAGGCCTTTGCCGAGGCCTTCCAGGCCGGCCTGGCCCACCTTCTCGCCCCCCAAGGGTGGTAG
- a CDS encoding thiamine ABC transporter substrate-binding protein, with protein MRKALAFLLFLAFGLAQEVTLLTHQSFSLDKGLIAQFERETGLKLRILKAGDAGETLNRAILTKNAPIADVLYGFDNTFLSRALEADILLPYRSPEIRNLKATLLLDPTFRALPVDYGWVSLNYDKAYFQNRPLPKAPEDLAKPEYARLLVVQNPATSSPGLAFLMATVARFGEDGYLDFWARLRDGGVRVAKGWSEAYYTHFTLYKGDRPLVVSYTTSPAAEVYYSEGKYQEPPTANLFPELAFFQVEFVGILKGTRNLEGAKKLVDWLLSRPVQENLPTEMWMYPARRDAKLPEVFRFAPEPVGSVRLDPKRMAENRERWIEEWTKVVLQGQSPEAVRRGRR; from the coding sequence ATGCGTAAAGCCTTGGCGTTCCTTCTCTTTTTGGCCTTCGGCCTGGCCCAGGAGGTCACGCTCCTTACCCACCAAAGTTTTTCCCTGGACAAGGGCCTCATCGCCCAGTTCGAGCGGGAAACGGGCCTGAAGCTCCGCATCCTCAAGGCGGGGGATGCGGGGGAAACCCTGAACCGGGCCATCCTCACCAAAAACGCCCCCATCGCAGACGTGCTCTACGGCTTCGACAACACCTTCCTCTCCCGAGCCTTGGAGGCGGACATCCTCCTCCCCTACCGGAGCCCGGAGATTAGGAACCTCAAGGCCACCTTGCTCCTGGACCCCACCTTCCGGGCCCTTCCCGTGGACTACGGTTGGGTGAGCCTGAACTACGATAAGGCCTACTTCCAGAACCGGCCCTTGCCCAAGGCGCCCGAGGACCTGGCCAAGCCCGAGTACGCCAGGCTCCTGGTGGTGCAAAACCCCGCCACCAGCTCCCCCGGCCTCGCCTTCCTCATGGCCACCGTGGCCCGCTTCGGCGAGGACGGCTACCTGGACTTCTGGGCCCGGCTCCGGGACGGCGGGGTGCGGGTGGCCAAGGGCTGGAGCGAGGCCTACTACACCCACTTCACCCTCTACAAGGGGGACCGGCCCCTGGTGGTCTCCTACACCACCAGCCCCGCCGCCGAGGTCTACTACTCCGAGGGCAAGTACCAAGAGCCCCCCACGGCCAACCTCTTCCCGGAGCTTGCCTTCTTCCAGGTGGAGTTCGTGGGCATCCTGAAGGGCACCCGGAACCTGGAAGGGGCCAAAAAGCTGGTGGACTGGCTCCTCTCCCGTCCCGTGCAGGAGAACCTCCCCACGGAGATGTGGATGTACCCCGCCCGGCGGGACGCCAAGCTCCCTGAGGTCTTCCGCTTCGCCCCCGAACCCGTGGGGAGCGTGCGGCTGGACCCCAAGCGCATGGCGGAAAACCGGGAGCGCTGGATCGAGGAGTGGACCAAGGTGGTCCTCCAGGGGCAAAGCCCGGAGGCGGTGCGCCGGGGGCGGCGCTAG
- a CDS encoding ABC transporter permease subunit, with amino-acid sequence MARLAGWVVLLFLAFALFYPLFRLLLLGLGVGFWSAWANPYYWERYRFSLEYGLASALLTLALALPLAFLFRRRFPLRALFLSLSTLPFVLPTPVVALGFLALLGPRGVLGVDLYGTFALLLLAAVFYNLGLALRILLPVALGLEAPLQAARSLGATPLRAFLRVGLPLLLPALGGAGLLVFLYTFSAFGVPLLLGGPRHATLEVEVYTLLAHRLALPEASALMAWQLFTLGLAVLLYLRLKAYPLPPGPLLPAPSLAYPLGLGAFFLLLYAPLLALFAQGNLSALRSAWSSEDFTPLSLALANSLRFTLLALLLALPLGVAYGVAARRSGLWDLLGLFPLMVSPVAVGLGYLVAYPTLRGSLLLLLTAYALLAYPLLARALLPALRSLPPNLLEAARTLGATPFRAFLRVELPLLRPALASGVALALAALLGEFGASLVLWRPEWTTLTLAIYERLGRPGEGPFREALSLAALLALLSGLLFYLLDRGRGRVG; translated from the coding sequence ATGGCGCGGCTCGCCGGGTGGGTGGTCCTCCTCTTCCTTGCCTTCGCCCTCTTCTACCCCCTCTTCCGCCTCCTTCTCCTGGGGCTAGGGGTGGGGTTTTGGAGCGCCTGGGCCAACCCCTATTACTGGGAGCGCTACCGCTTTAGCCTGGAGTACGGCCTGGCCTCGGCCCTCCTCACCCTCGCCCTGGCCCTTCCCTTGGCCTTCCTCTTCCGGCGGCGCTTCCCCTTGCGCGCCCTTTTCCTCTCCCTTTCCACCTTGCCCTTCGTCCTTCCCACCCCGGTGGTGGCCCTGGGGTTTTTGGCCCTGCTGGGCCCTCGAGGGGTGCTGGGGGTAGACCTCTACGGCACCTTCGCCCTTCTCCTCCTGGCGGCGGTGTTCTACAACCTGGGGCTAGCCCTAAGGATCCTCCTCCCCGTGGCCCTGGGCCTGGAAGCGCCTTTGCAGGCGGCGCGGAGCCTGGGGGCCACGCCCCTTCGCGCCTTCCTTCGGGTGGGGCTTCCCCTCCTACTGCCCGCCCTGGGGGGCGCAGGGCTTCTCGTCTTCCTCTACACCTTCTCCGCCTTTGGGGTGCCCCTCCTCCTCGGGGGGCCCAGGCACGCCACCCTCGAGGTGGAGGTCTACACCCTCCTCGCCCACCGCCTGGCCCTGCCCGAGGCCAGCGCCCTCATGGCCTGGCAGCTTTTCACCCTGGGCCTTGCGGTCCTCCTTTACCTGCGCCTCAAGGCCTACCCCCTCCCTCCAGGGCCCCTCCTCCCCGCCCCTTCCCTGGCCTATCCCTTAGGGCTTGGAGCCTTTTTCCTCCTCCTCTACGCCCCCCTCCTGGCCCTCTTCGCCCAAGGGAACCTTTCCGCCCTCCGCTCCGCCTGGTCCTCAGAGGACTTCACCCCCCTTTCCCTGGCCCTGGCCAATTCCTTGCGCTTCACCCTCCTCGCCCTCCTCCTGGCCCTGCCCCTGGGGGTGGCCTACGGGGTGGCAGCGCGCCGGAGCGGGCTTTGGGACCTCCTAGGCCTTTTCCCCCTCATGGTGAGCCCGGTGGCGGTGGGCCTCGGCTACCTGGTGGCCTACCCCACCCTGCGGGGCTCCTTGCTCCTCCTCCTCACCGCCTACGCCCTCCTGGCCTACCCCCTCCTGGCCCGGGCCCTCCTGCCGGCCCTTAGGAGCCTCCCCCCAAACCTCCTGGAGGCGGCGCGAACCCTGGGGGCCACCCCCTTCCGCGCCTTCCTTCGGGTAGAGCTTCCCCTCCTCCGCCCCGCCCTGGCCTCGGGGGTGGCCTTGGCCTTAGCCGCCCTCCTGGGGGAGTTTGGGGCGAGCCTGGTGCTGTGGCGGCCCGAGTGGACCACCTTGACCCTGGCCATCTACGAGCGCCTCGGCCGCCCCGGGGAAGGGCCCTTTCGGGAGGCCTTGAGCCTGGCCGCCCTCCTCGCCCTCCTCTCCGGCCTCCTCTTCTACCTCCTGGACCGGGGGCGGGGCCGGGTGGGTTAA
- a CDS encoding NAD-dependent deacylase, protein MEKLHEAQRRLREAKRVAVLTGAGISKPSGIPTFRDAEGLWRNFNPLDYATPEAYAKDPERVWAWYAWRIAKVREALPNPAHHALVELERRVLARGGEFLLVTQNVDGLHARAGSQNLVELHGNLLWARCEACGQRFPLPETFTPPPFCPACGHRARPDVVWFGELLPLGAWERAERAFAQADVALVVGTSAEVEPAASLGRIAFAAGAYLVEVNPEPTPLTPLAHLSLRQGAVEGLAALLQEG, encoded by the coding sequence ATGGAAAAGCTTCACGAGGCGCAAAGGCGGCTCAGGGAGGCCAAGCGGGTGGCGGTGCTCACGGGGGCGGGCATCTCCAAGCCCTCGGGCATCCCCACCTTCAGGGATGCGGAGGGCCTGTGGCGGAACTTCAACCCCCTGGACTACGCCACCCCCGAGGCCTATGCCAAGGACCCCGAAAGGGTGTGGGCCTGGTACGCCTGGCGCATCGCCAAGGTGCGGGAGGCCCTACCCAACCCCGCCCACCACGCCCTGGTGGAGCTGGAGCGGCGGGTGTTGGCCCGCGGGGGGGAGTTCCTCCTGGTGACGCAGAACGTGGACGGCCTCCACGCCCGGGCCGGAAGCCAGAACCTGGTGGAGCTCCACGGCAACCTCCTCTGGGCCCGGTGCGAGGCCTGCGGCCAGCGCTTTCCCCTGCCCGAAACCTTCACCCCGCCCCCCTTCTGCCCCGCCTGCGGCCACCGGGCCCGGCCCGACGTGGTCTGGTTCGGGGAGCTTCTCCCCCTTGGGGCCTGGGAGCGGGCGGAAAGGGCCTTCGCCCAGGCGGACGTGGCCTTGGTGGTGGGCACCAGCGCCGAGGTGGAGCCCGCCGCCTCCTTGGGGCGCATCGCCTTCGCCGCCGGGGCCTATCTGGTGGAGGTGAATCCCGAGCCCACCCCCCTCACCCCCTTGGCCCACCTCTCCCTGCGCCAGGGGGCGGTGGAGGGGCTTGCCGCCTTGCTCCAGGAGGGCTAG
- a CDS encoding NAD(P)H-hydrate dehydratase — protein MRLFTPEAMREADRKAEAMGYPTLLLMEWAGMKAARAYRRLFGEAPAVVLCGKGNNGGDGLALARHLLLEGVRVRVYAAEGQGGDALLMRRALEAMNLPLLPLEEAAWGEGEVLVDALFGTGLKGPLEGFYAGLVERVNASRLPVFSLDLPSGLPFTPHVRATATVAFAALKTPHLLHREACGTLFLAEIGLPQALLEREDLPEVATPDALRPLLPQRPLTAHKGSVGRVGVLGGYRGDALRYAGAPLLAAWGAYRMGAGLVHLAVPEGTLLEPLEAVFHPVPAPALPPMKVEALAVGMGGGPWGKAWALEALQAGLPTVLDADALHLEVVALYRRTGAKAVLTPHAGEAARLLGTSPEEVTKDPVAAARALAEATGHTVVLKGNPTVVAEGERTSVNPTGNPALATGGTGDVLAGAIAALLAAGLPPFDAARLGVYLHGLAGDLLAGERGVGLLAREVAEALPRARRALEGGLGLPFGLV, from the coding sequence ATGCGGCTTTTCACCCCCGAGGCCATGCGGGAGGCGGACAGGAAGGCGGAGGCGATGGGCTACCCCACCCTGCTCCTCATGGAGTGGGCGGGGATGAAGGCCGCCCGGGCCTACCGGAGGCTTTTCGGCGAAGCGCCCGCAGTGGTGCTCTGCGGCAAGGGGAATAACGGCGGGGACGGGCTTGCCCTGGCCCGGCACCTCCTCTTGGAGGGGGTGCGGGTGCGGGTCTACGCCGCAGAAGGGCAAGGGGGGGATGCCCTCCTCATGCGGCGGGCCCTGGAGGCCATGAACCTTCCCCTCCTTCCCCTGGAGGAGGCCGCTTGGGGGGAAGGGGAGGTCCTGGTGGACGCCCTCTTCGGCACCGGGCTCAAAGGCCCCCTGGAAGGGTTTTACGCCGGGCTGGTGGAGCGGGTGAACGCCTCGAGGCTCCCCGTTTTCTCCCTGGACCTCCCCTCGGGCCTTCCCTTCACCCCCCACGTGCGGGCCACGGCCACCGTGGCCTTCGCCGCCCTCAAGACGCCCCACCTCCTCCACCGCGAGGCCTGCGGCACGCTTTTCCTGGCGGAGATCGGCCTGCCCCAAGCCCTCCTGGAGCGGGAGGACCTCCCCGAGGTGGCCACCCCCGATGCCCTAAGGCCCCTCCTTCCCCAACGCCCCCTCACCGCCCACAAGGGGAGCGTGGGCCGGGTGGGGGTGCTCGGGGGCTACCGGGGAGACGCCCTCCGCTACGCCGGCGCCCCCCTCCTGGCCGCCTGGGGGGCGTACCGCATGGGGGCGGGGCTGGTGCACCTGGCCGTTCCTGAGGGGACGCTCTTAGAGCCCCTGGAGGCCGTCTTCCACCCCGTACCCGCCCCCGCCCTTCCCCCCATGAAGGTGGAGGCCCTGGCGGTGGGCATGGGCGGGGGGCCCTGGGGGAAGGCCTGGGCCCTGGAGGCCCTGCAGGCGGGCCTGCCCACGGTCCTGGACGCCGATGCCCTCCACCTCGAGGTGGTGGCCCTCTACCGCCGCACCGGGGCCAAGGCGGTCCTCACCCCCCACGCAGGGGAGGCGGCCAGGCTCCTGGGCACCTCCCCGGAGGAGGTAACCAAAGACCCCGTGGCCGCCGCCCGGGCCCTGGCGGAGGCCACGGGCCACACGGTGGTCCTCAAGGGGAACCCCACGGTGGTGGCGGAGGGGGAGCGGACCTCCGTGAACCCCACGGGCAACCCCGCCCTGGCCACCGGGGGCACGGGGGACGTCCTGGCGGGGGCCATCGCCGCCCTTTTGGCCGCAGGGCTACCCCCCTTCGATGCCGCCCGGCTTGGGGTGTACCTGCACGGCCTCGCCGGGGACCTCTTGGCGGGGGAAAGGGGCGTGGGCCTTTTGGCCCGGGAGGTGGCGGAGGCCCTGCCCCGGGCGCGGCGGGCCCTTGAAGGGGGCCTCGGCCTCCCCTTTGGCCTGGTATAG